In Deltaproteobacteria bacterium, one DNA window encodes the following:
- a CDS encoding isoprenylcysteine carboxylmethyltransferase family protein, which produces MVSDENKEPPVSPESTDSAVAVAGGPTFERHSETEGSRSRPAWSEWSAEDIGERLFEWRDYTPIPLIALVLFACEPTVKSAVLGTLIVVLGELVRIYSVAFIGSVSRTRNVETAGSALITGGPFTYVRNPLYVGNFLITIGLAVFSGVSWIVFVAAALFSFQYYCIVKHEERLLIGRFGSAYEDYMSHVPAWFPAKWPTLQNLEWPITFSPALRSERRTLLAIAFMLISLSLLSGSARQPF; this is translated from the coding sequence ATCGTGAGTGATGAGAACAAAGAGCCGCCAGTGTCGCCGGAGTCCACTGACAGTGCAGTAGCCGTAGCTGGAGGGCCAACCTTCGAGCGTCACAGCGAAACCGAGGGGAGTCGCTCTAGACCTGCTTGGTCCGAATGGAGTGCGGAGGATATCGGCGAGCGACTTTTTGAGTGGCGGGACTATACGCCGATCCCACTTATAGCTTTGGTGCTGTTCGCCTGTGAGCCGACCGTCAAATCTGCCGTCCTTGGTACCTTGATCGTTGTCCTAGGGGAGCTGGTACGGATTTACAGCGTGGCGTTTATTGGTTCCGTTTCTCGTACGCGCAATGTTGAGACAGCTGGATCTGCGCTCATAACCGGTGGTCCTTTCACCTATGTTCGTAACCCGCTATATGTTGGTAACTTCCTCATTACGATTGGCTTGGCAGTATTTAGCGGTGTGAGTTGGATCGTGTTCGTCGCCGCGGCTCTGTTCAGCTTTCAGTACTACTGCATCGTGAAGCACGAGGAGCGTCTCCTGATTGGCCGATTCGGCTCCGCTTACGAAGACTACATGAGCCATGTTCCTGCGTGGTTCCCGGCTAAGTGGCCTACACTTCAAAATCTTGAGTGGCCGATTACCTTCTCTCCGGCGCTACGCAGTGAGAGGCGGACGTTGCTCGCCATTGCCTTCATGCTGATCTCGCTGTCGCTGCTTAGTGGCTCGGCTCGCCAGCCCTTTTGA
- a CDS encoding recombination-associated protein RdgC produces MAIQQGSIALSRYLLIGDGSRPKLSDMAERLGLYQAEPVVLDGVKKEEQCGWVRPVGIDGVKVDLPPDHPWDLHDCRVADGVLLRLRIERRKVPATLLQVVYKQRFFAISQKTGKTPGPKERRDLRDEVKAELMCRALPTLSYVDAFWRDQAGEVMLFSSSKKARALFEGLFRSTFSDYIGAQLVAMEPLLMGMSAADLADSRVASEAVSRLSLATPVIFAEPSPQ; encoded by the coding sequence TTGGCAATCCAGCAAGGCAGCATTGCGCTCTCACGGTACCTGCTTATCGGTGATGGCAGTCGGCCCAAACTTTCTGATATGGCTGAAAGACTCGGCCTCTACCAGGCTGAACCCGTGGTTCTTGACGGCGTGAAGAAAGAGGAACAATGCGGTTGGGTGCGGCCAGTTGGCATCGATGGCGTCAAGGTCGACCTGCCACCTGATCACCCTTGGGACTTGCATGATTGCCGTGTCGCCGACGGCGTATTATTGCGCTTGCGCATCGAGCGGCGCAAGGTGCCGGCAACTTTACTCCAAGTTGTCTACAAGCAGCGGTTTTTTGCGATCAGCCAAAAGACCGGCAAGACCCCTGGCCCTAAAGAGCGCCGCGACCTGCGTGACGAAGTCAAGGCGGAGCTCATGTGCAGAGCGCTGCCTACGCTCAGTTATGTCGATGCATTCTGGCGCGACCAAGCTGGTGAGGTCATGTTGTTTTCAAGTAGCAAGAAGGCTAGAGCCCTTTTTGAAGGCCTCTTTCGCTCGACGTTTTCCGATTACATCGGCGCTCAATTAGTCGCCATGGAGCCGCTACTAATGGGCATGTCGGCGGCAGATTTGGCTGATTCGCGGGTTGCCAGTGAGGCTGTCAGTCGGCTATCTTTAGCGACTCCCGTGATCTTTGCTGAGCCATCGCCCCAGTAA